In Penaeus monodon isolate SGIC_2016 chromosome 15, NSTDA_Pmon_1, whole genome shotgun sequence, a genomic segment contains:
- the LOC119582019 gene encoding ficolin-2-like isoform X1, whose amino-acid sequence MGSLLKTRLWWVALLCTLVESAVSVEWQRLDVSAPTTSLASDALHRLLEISKAVCLQNPNLLGCRFADGSLGEGVNENTMSRLQSTDGISDLASLFILHISYIQEQYNKMVTEKIELNEKIRALEALNLQLMEGNLTDTKLSEISETLGRVSISHRNVYSPTAIVLRSVLSHTTRPTDCSDHLLLGHTKSGVYEIFPFKCRCGEPVRVWCDMETEGGGWTVFFSRDNGTIREDFNRTWYEHQSGFGNASGEYFMGTENLHLLTTNKNYRLRIEFELADGTYKFSEWDTFYVFDLANKYKLSVGAFLAHSMTTDCLSSQINNMFFSTADYDNDRNNNNCALNYKTGWWYNTCGLFTPGYLLASGIIQTHCPYLANGKKVNIEARKLQLKIRPKVCGKREHSAHFNTHTCKEYNFSP is encoded by the exons ATGGGTAGTCTCCTTAAGACGAGGTTGTGGTGGGTCGCCCTGCTGTGCACGCTCGTAGAATCTGCAGTCAGTGTGGAGTGGCAG CGCCTCGACGTGTCTGCGCCAACGACATCACTAGCTAGCGACGCTCTGCACAGGCTGCTGGAGATTTCGAAGGCCGTCTGTCTGCAAAATCCCAATCTGTTGGGGTGTCGCTTTGCAGATGGCTCTCTGGGGGAAG GGGTTAACGAGAACACGATGTCCCGGCTCCAGTCCACGGACGGGATATCAGATCTGGCGTCCTTATTCATCCTACACATCTCTTATATTCAAGAGCAGTACAACA AGATGGTTACCGAGAAAATCGAATTGAACGAGAAAATAAGAGCGCTGGAGGCCCTCAACCTTCAGCTTATGGAAGGAAACCTGACCGACACAAA ATTATCCGAAATCAGTGAAACACTAGGCAGGGTATCCATAAGCCATCGTAACGTCTATTCCCCAACGGCCATTGTGTTAAGGTCTGTACTGTCACATACGACCAG ACCAACAGACTGCTCGGACCACTTACTGTTGGGACATACCAAGAGCGGTGTCTACGAAATCTTCCCTTTTAA ATGTCGGTGCGGTGAGCCCGTGAGGGTCTGGTGCGACATGGAAACCGAAGGAGGAGGCTGGACCGTTTTCTTTTCGCGGGACAACGGAACAATCCGCGAGGATTTCAATCGGACTTGGTACGAACACCAATCCGGCTTCGGAAATGCCAGCGGGGAATACTTTATGG GAACCGAAAACCTTCACCTGCTGACAACGAACAAGAACTACAGACTCCGTATCGAATTCGAACTCGCTGATGGGACGTACAAGTTTAGCGAATGGGACACCTTCTACGTTTTTGACTTGGCAAATAA GTATAAACTATCCGTTGGAGCGTTCCTAGCCCACAGCATGACAACTGACTGCCTTTCGAgtcaaataaataatatgttcTTTTCGACAGCCGATTATGATAACGACAGGAACA ATAACAACTGTGCCCTCAACTACAAAACCGGCTGGTGGTACAACACCTGCGGCTTGTTCACGCCAGGGTACCTCTTGGCCTCTGGTATTATCCAGACTCACTGCCCTTATCTCGCCAATGGGAAGAAGGTCAACATCGAAGCCAGGAAACTGCAGCTGAAAATTAGGCCCAAAGTGTGCGGGAAAAGGGAGCACTCGGCTCATTTCAACACGCACACGTGCAAGGAATATAATTTTTCCCCATGA
- the LOC119582019 gene encoding ficolin-2-like isoform X2 produces MGSLLKTRLWWVALLCTLVESAVSVEWQRLDVSAPTTSLASDALHRLLEISKAVCLQNPNLLGCRFADGSLGEGVNENTMSRLQSTDGISDLASLFILHISYIQEQYNKMVTEKIELNEKIRALEALNLQLMEGNLTDTKLSEISETLGRVSISHRNVYSPTAIVLRPTDCSDHLLLGHTKSGVYEIFPFKCRCGEPVRVWCDMETEGGGWTVFFSRDNGTIREDFNRTWYEHQSGFGNASGEYFMGTENLHLLTTNKNYRLRIEFELADGTYKFSEWDTFYVFDLANKYKLSVGAFLAHSMTTDCLSSQINNMFFSTADYDNDRNNNNCALNYKTGWWYNTCGLFTPGYLLASGIIQTHCPYLANGKKVNIEARKLQLKIRPKVCGKREHSAHFNTHTCKEYNFSP; encoded by the exons ATGGGTAGTCTCCTTAAGACGAGGTTGTGGTGGGTCGCCCTGCTGTGCACGCTCGTAGAATCTGCAGTCAGTGTGGAGTGGCAG CGCCTCGACGTGTCTGCGCCAACGACATCACTAGCTAGCGACGCTCTGCACAGGCTGCTGGAGATTTCGAAGGCCGTCTGTCTGCAAAATCCCAATCTGTTGGGGTGTCGCTTTGCAGATGGCTCTCTGGGGGAAG GGGTTAACGAGAACACGATGTCCCGGCTCCAGTCCACGGACGGGATATCAGATCTGGCGTCCTTATTCATCCTACACATCTCTTATATTCAAGAGCAGTACAACA AGATGGTTACCGAGAAAATCGAATTGAACGAGAAAATAAGAGCGCTGGAGGCCCTCAACCTTCAGCTTATGGAAGGAAACCTGACCGACACAAA ATTATCCGAAATCAGTGAAACACTAGGCAGGGTATCCATAAGCCATCGTAACGTCTATTCCCCAACGGCCATTGTGTTAAG ACCAACAGACTGCTCGGACCACTTACTGTTGGGACATACCAAGAGCGGTGTCTACGAAATCTTCCCTTTTAA ATGTCGGTGCGGTGAGCCCGTGAGGGTCTGGTGCGACATGGAAACCGAAGGAGGAGGCTGGACCGTTTTCTTTTCGCGGGACAACGGAACAATCCGCGAGGATTTCAATCGGACTTGGTACGAACACCAATCCGGCTTCGGAAATGCCAGCGGGGAATACTTTATGG GAACCGAAAACCTTCACCTGCTGACAACGAACAAGAACTACAGACTCCGTATCGAATTCGAACTCGCTGATGGGACGTACAAGTTTAGCGAATGGGACACCTTCTACGTTTTTGACTTGGCAAATAA GTATAAACTATCCGTTGGAGCGTTCCTAGCCCACAGCATGACAACTGACTGCCTTTCGAgtcaaataaataatatgttcTTTTCGACAGCCGATTATGATAACGACAGGAACA ATAACAACTGTGCCCTCAACTACAAAACCGGCTGGTGGTACAACACCTGCGGCTTGTTCACGCCAGGGTACCTCTTGGCCTCTGGTATTATCCAGACTCACTGCCCTTATCTCGCCAATGGGAAGAAGGTCAACATCGAAGCCAGGAAACTGCAGCTGAAAATTAGGCCCAAAGTGTGCGGGAAAAGGGAGCACTCGGCTCATTTCAACACGCACACGTGCAAGGAATATAATTTTTCCCCATGA
- the LOC119582020 gene encoding uncharacterized protein LOC119582020 (The sequence of the model RefSeq protein was modified relative to this genomic sequence to represent the inferred CDS: added 36 bases not found in genome assembly), producing MSRGEVQGCETEAVGTPMLSTPLTLEPAMSQPHHKPNFVIGGPISPRGKFRQFQNTVRGRMQDVKASLEIQPGLNLGVHVDREQFLSQPPLYAPTTPVCEQEVSLASMISVETNHPDSSDRVTSPSVLSVSSAASSKRLEWDSGADVGYAGNTPEQMTASLSTLERIAIGNYASVLRTEPEGTTQVKEKLKNSKKNYKASGAKGGGSLMSVKRNIPEVVGSLPTRSLRVPQIRERKLVSSSDEEFDSRRTSPSQSPRRKPRRRSSLAVAKDNDIQAKRNSGGQLTHGRIREIMGEINNEGKSSSLVELNQTNKNTVECRRSNSQQSLSVTNARKEDDANIVSRMNSTYVRSIPVATGISRSTVANICANTSTSTSTLVQSMSPLPVQGVYASTSSTLVEGASQACSRSELVTNKSSDEEVYSSQSSIHQLKDKAGLVNLQRRSCVSSGNDISSKSQESSDLETPSDMKDTDIDSCNSLQLSDDMPVNLKAKKNSRNARNHGNISRPTGSTSEPRCKSKDSKSDTNILVAKGHKEVQDSSESVLESQVSLQSSNNSLQALSAKLKKRIQVLLDQGTMKKVQDYNKLQDYIEFIGIPSTNEEECRLKHGVAGVITRMFGEIEADDTDTSNTFNSETSETPTTDSHASENLTQSQSNTDFPPVDESQPTEEPGSFPCKSTSEKDEGQERSVTPGGTITLRAYHPPSASRTYFMAVSRECDEGLVQGERTVTPESGPSSLQVFAQGIDFHRGQAEGQREDTETGIPSLSPRSWQQADRSYPDTVDSYRKDGTSTPNLQDRGIIGDEVANANENDEDSRSFSESATLPPDWGLGIRRSQTVSSGAVTSDECSPRHVGRWSVLDRRSSWHEEDMNGRFKSTDDWKTATTRSERLYKDRRGTLHVANQPPGYMDDRDSHPSESTSEHEHHQRRSNDTESHDDGRRGAARPWTSSGSESAYETIRERHRHVDEALASSFEFYSTSPRDARLLGYMSSDAAKDEEADEVDEPVQDESQADQMLSAASSEQLSTGRPVPSKKRVLRQQHTEEQNSTLSSHTDANDVSSQVSFIQLQKQKYVKRIQRHIHTLEKLERALMEQLGDSIGSENSFRRCVTEGRSQTESDTNVRSQTRDILGQSETATSSIVSSDYSDEVMEKCNRLKRRMKANSSHSRSSESQAGQESRSQSSGKKSESTKSATGFNSLGQSYMSSPRVAQSQMGSDLASSRASTLKRIEKEVKKLAITEEKSRQSFPKGQRKPSAKSSLKEGIHLQNAMRKMPREEPRGEEGPKKSQVKSTREISDDNLSVQAIKFGGSTPDDGRHLTDKRSKIQKGKTEVISDKQSTDRTISDSHFLRQGDGREARDGSQMIKMPAVLYKKNNGRLRVDSPPVRDIPRLDTKKITKLHDFGQMFPSVESFLTDDDNRHSCNEDGRSVGIQTGESLLCLAKSPVDTTMSHELSKTVDILHQKDVTKSESKMHERNQTKDKQISRPSSGNGRDKHENIQRENDAVINNNDRYLNKQIDPQEGESEDQPLVLKQITRRGQVGHKDKTLLSSAPSSRPDSGGEKERLSSNSESRERQKFNEDPKTERQSSNGKNRENQIQDPKTSSRQVIGDSHPSYRMDKLEINISSCREDAKKHFSDGTTTRYQRTQASRQEININKDKQPSSRPVSAKAESKQRMALDADVVPDEIKSNMQLKRSGNQTESSLSSQHDLNDDSGKECSGPSDQRHGYIGNKECQKAGRETLKSSSEESLIVLRDKTQGSASHVSSTQSGDSNQLRSCHDQSFHSEDGIPLPVVNNYVREKQKIIDNQESFAMKGMRKQRNSQQNEEYRMPVQFDVSVGNKENYLRKETPAKNLIIAPPITPLVEKSRKDMTLQEALARARPGYVQGADDRRAMIRLKQEMRREAQNHNHKVVAQLPTNLQTPSTLQRFLYKPDIAPIFSYKDIRKQNQRIYQLLPEASHPGVKQFRKAQSQTNRLMAGLYSQKLKKKVLKGQVSHAHKDILTPPSHCYKR from the exons ATGAGTCGTGGGGAGGTGCAGGGTTGTGAAACAGAAGCAGTAGGCACACCTATGCTGTCCACACCATTAACCCTGGAGCCAGCCATGAGTCAGCCTCACCACAAACCAAATTTTGTTATAGGAGGTCCCATTAGCCCAAGAGGAAAATTCAGGCAGTTTCAAAACACGGTAAGAGGCAGAATGCAGGATGTTAAAGCATCCCTAGAAATTCAGCCTGGATTGAATCTAGGAGTTCATGTTGACCGTGAGCAGTTTCTTAGTCAGCCTCCACTGTATGCTCCTACCACACCAGTCTGTGAACAGGAAGTGTCTCTCGCATCCATGATATCAGTTGAAACTAACCATCCAGATTCATCAGATCGAGTTACATCTCCTTCAGTTTTATCAGTATCAAGTGCTGCCTCAAGCAAAAGACTGGAATGGGACTCTGGGGCTGACGTTGGCTATGCAGGCAACACACCAGAACAAATGACAGCATCCTTGAGTACTCTAGAGAGGATTGCTATTGGAAACTATGCATCTGTGTTAAGAACAGAACCTGAAGGGACAACCCAAGtgaaagaaaaactaaagaatTCTAAGAAGAATTACAAAGCAAGTGGAGCGAAAGGTGGTGGAAGCCTTATGAGTGTTAAGCGCAACATTCCTGAGGTTGTGGGTTCATTGCCTACTCGATCACTTAGAGTCCCACAGATTCGTGAAAGAAAACTTGTCTCTTCTAGTGATGAGGAATTTGACAGCAGACGGACAAGTCCCTCTCAAAGTCCAAGACGGAAGCCAAGAAGACGGTCATCTCTTGCTGTTGCCAAAGATAATGATATTCAAGCAAAGAGAAATAGTGGGGGACAGTTAACTCATGGGAGAATTAGGGAAATTATGGGGGAGATCAATAATGAAGGTAAATCCAGCAGTCTTGTTGAGttgaaccaaacaaacaaaaacactgtgGAATGTAGAAGAAGTAATAGCCAACAGTCACTTTCTGTCACTAATGCTAGAAAGGAAGATGATGCCAATATTGTGTCCAGGATGAATAGTACCTATGTGCGATCAATTCCTGTAGCTACAGGAATATCAAGAAGCACTGTAGCCAACATATGTGCTAATACTTCCACAAGTACAAGCACACTGGTCCAGAGCATGTCACCTTTACCTGTACAAGGGGTTTATGCTAGCACTAGCAGTACCTTAGTAGAAGGAGCATCTCAAGCATGTTCAAGGTCAGAATTAGTGACAAATAAATCATCTGATGAAGAAGTCTATTCATCTCAGTCGTCAATACATCAGCTTAAGGACAAAGCTGGTCTTGTAAATCTCCAGAGAAGATCTTGTGTATCCAGTGGCAATGATATCAGCTCGAAGTCACAAGAGAGTTCAGACTTGGAAACTCCATCAGACATGAAAGATACAGATATTGATAGTTGCAATTCTCTCCAGCTATCAGATGATATGCCCGTTAATCTAAAGGCCAAAAAGAACAGCAGAAATGCGAGAAATCATGGAAACATTAGCAGACCAACTGGAAGCACTTCTGAGCCAAGGTGTAAGAGCAAGGATAGTAAAAGTGACACCAATATCCTTGTAGCAAAAGGACACAAAGAAGTTCAGGATTCTTCTGAGTCTGTCTTAGAGAGTCAGGTATCACTGCAATCCTCAAACAATTCCCTGCAGGCTCTATCTGCCAAGCTAAAAAAACGAATTCAGGTACTCCTTGACCAGGGTACAATGAAGAAAGTCCAGGATTACAACAAGCTACAAGACTATATCGAATTCATTGGCATACCTTCAACCAATGAGGAAGAATGTCGCCTGAAGCATGGTGTTGCTGGGGTCATCACCAGAATGTTTGGGGAAATTGAAGCAGATGACACGGACACCTCAAACACGTTCAACTCTGAGACATCTGAGACACCAACAACTGACTCGCATGCCAGTGAAAACTTAACCCAGAGTCAAAGCAACACAGACTTTCCTCCAGTTGATG AAAGTCAGCCAACCGAAGAGCCAGGATCTTTTCCGTGCAAATCTACAAGTGAAAAGGATGAAGGCCAAGAGCGATCAGTCACACCAGGGGGAACAATTACACTCAGAGCTTACCATCCTCCATCTGCATCCCGCACTTATTTCATGGCAGTTTCGAGAG AGTGCGATGAGGGGCTGGTTCAAGGGGAACGCACAGTGACACCCGAGAGTGGCCCTTCGTCTCTGCAAGTATTTGCCCAGGGGATAGACTTCCACCGAGGGCAGGCAGAAGGCCAAAGGGAGGACACAGAAACCGGAATTCCATCTTTGTCGCCAAGGTCTTGGCAGCAGGCAGACAGGAGCTATCCCGACACGGTGGACAGCTATAGGAAAG ATGGTACATCAACACCTAATCTGCAGGACAGAGGAAT CGAAGACTCCAGGTCATTTTCTGAAAGTGCAACTTTACCTCCGGATTGGGGGCTTGGGATAAGGAGAAGCCAAACTGTGTCTTCAGGGGCTGTTACATCAGATGAGTGTTCACCTCGTCATGTTGGTCGCTGGTCCGTTTTGGACAGGAGGTCCAGTTGGCATGAGGAAGATATGAATGGAAGATTTAAAAGCACAGATGACTGGAAGACTGCTACCACACGCTCTGAGCGGCTTTACAAAGACAGACGAGGCACTCTCCATGTTGCCAATCAGCCCCCAGGCTACATGGATGACCGAGACAGCCACCCAAGTGAGTCCACATCTGAACACGAACATCACCAACGCCGCAGCAATGACACCGAGTCCCATGATGATGGAAGGAGAGGTGCAGCCAGGCCGTGGACCAGCTCAGGTTCAGAGAGCGCTTATGAGACAATACGCGAGAGGCACAGACACGTTGATGAAGCACTGGCCTCTAGCTTTGAGTTTTACTCCACCTCACCTAGGGATGCTAGACTGCTAGGCTACATGTCAAGTGATGCAGCTAAAGATGAG GAAGCAGATGAGGTAGATGAACCAGTTCAGGATGAGTCTCAGGCAGACCAGATGTTGAGTGCTGCTTCAAGTGAGCAGTTGTCAACAGGCAGACCAGTTCCCTCAAAGAAGAGGGTTTTACGGCAACAGCACACAGAAGAGCAGAACTCCACACTTTCCAGTCATACAG ATGCAAATGACGTAAGCAGTCAAGTCTCATTCATCCAGTTGCAAAAGCAGAAGTATGTGAAGAGGATACAGCGCCATATTCATACCTTGGAGAAGCTGGAGAG GGCTCTGATGGAACAGCTGGGGGACAGCATAGGATCAGAGAACAGCTTCAGGAGATGCGTGACTGAAGGCCGCTCACAAACAGAATCAGATACAAATGTCAGGTCTCAGACTCGTGATATCCTTGGGCAATCAG AAACTGCAACAAGCAGCATCGTATCGAGTGACTATAGCGATGAGGTGATGGAGAAGTGCAACCGCTTAAAACGAAGAATGAAGGCAAATTCATCCCACAGCAGGAGTAGCGAGAGTCAAGCAGGACAAGAGAGTCGGTCACAATCATCTGGAAAAAAATCTGAGAGCACAAAGTCGGCCACAGGCTTCAACAGCCTGGGTCAGTCTTACATGTCTTCACCCCGGGTTGCGCAAAGCCAGATGGGCTCTGACTTGGCAAGTTCTCGAGCCTCAACACTGAAGCGCAtcgagaaagaagtgaaaaaactTGCCATTACAGAGGAGAAGTCTCGCCAGTCATTCCCTAAAGGGCAGAGGAAGCCTTCAGCAAAGTCAAGCTTGAAGGAAGGCATCCATTTACAGAATGCCATGAGGAAAATGCCGAGGGAAGAaccaaggggagaggaaggaccaAAGAAATCTCAAGTCAAGAGCACCAGGGAGATTTCAGATGATAATCTGTCCGTTCAGGCCATAAAGTTTGGTGGCAGCACTCCAGATGATGGTAGACATCTTACAGATAAAAGGTCCAAGATTCAGAAAGGGAAAACGGAAGTGATATCAGATAAACAGTCTACAGATCGAACTATTTCTGATAGCCATTTTTTACGTCAAGGTGATGGAAGGGAAGCAAGGGATGGTAGTCAGATGATAAAAATGCCCGCAGtgctatacaaaaaaaacaatggtagGCTTCGAGTAGACTCACCACCAGTTCGAGACATCCCAAGGTTAGAcacaaagaaaattacaaaattgcATGACTTTGGTCAGATGTTCCCAAGTGTAGAAAGTTTTTTAACTGATGATGACAACAGACACAGTTGTAAtgaagatggaagaagtgtagggATACAAACTGGAGAATCACTCTTATGCTTGGCAAAAAGTCCTGTTGATACTACTATGTCACATGAGCTCTCTAAAACAGTTGATATATTGCATCAGAAAGATGTTACAAAGTCTGAAAGCAAGATGCATGAAAGAAATCAAACAAAGGATAAGCAAATATCAAGGCCAAGCTCTGGGAATGGAAGAGacaaacatgaaaatatacagagagagaatgatgcagtaattaataataatgatagatatttgaACAAGCAGATTGATCCTCAAGAGGGAGAGTCTGAGGATCAACCGCTCGTGCTAAAGCAGATCACAAGAAGAGGACAAGTTGGACATAAAGACAAAACACTGTTAAGTTCTGCACCATCCTCCAGGCCTGATTcaggtggagaaaaagagagactgagTAGTAACAGTGAAAGCAGAGAAAGGCAGAAATTTAATGAAGAtccaaaaacagagagacagagtagtaatggtaaaaatagagaaaatcaaATCCAAGATCCAAAAACTTCAAGTAGACAGGTGATAGGAGATAGCCATCCAAGCTACAGAATGGATAAGCTTGAAATCAATATATCAAGCTGTAGGGAAGATGCCAAGAAACATTTTAGTGATGGTACAACTACAAGATATCAGAGGACACAGGCTTCAAGACaagaaataaacattaataaggaTAAACAACCCTCTTCAAGGCCAGTCTCAGCCAAAGCAGAATCCAAGCAAAGGATGGCTTTAGATGCAGATGTTGTACCAGATGAAATAAAGAGTAACATGCAATTGAAGAGATCTGGAAACCAAACAGAGTCCTCCTTGTCTTCCCAGCATGACCTTAATGATGACTCTGGTAAGGAGTGCAGTGGTCCCAGTGACCAAAGACATGGttatattggtaataaggagtgTCAAAAGGCAGGACGAGAAACCTTGAAATCTTCCTCAGAGGAGTCGCTCATTGTGCTAAGGGATAAAACTCAAGGCTCAGCATCACACGTATCATCAACTCAAAGCGGAGATTCTAATCAACTCAGGAGTTGCCATGATCAGTCATTTCATAGTGAGGATGGCATCCCACTTCCTGTTGTGAATAATTATgttagagagaaacagaagattaTTGATAACCAAGAGTCTTTTGCaatgaaaggaatgagaaaacaaagaaacagccaACAAAATGAGGAGTATAGAATGCCTGTTCAGTTTGATGTATCTGTAGGCAACAAAGAAAATTACCTGAGAAAGGAAACACCAGCGAAGAATCTTATCATTGCGCCTCCAATTACACCATTAGTGGAGAAATCTAGAAAAGATATGACTTTACAG GAAGCTTTAGCAAGAGCTCGACCAGGATATGTCCAAGGGGCTGATGATCGTAGAGCCATGATACGCCTCAAGCAGGAAATGAGACGGGAAGCACAAAATCACAACCACAAGGTAGTGGCACAGCTGCCGACCAATCTTCAGACACCCTCAACGCTTCAGCGTTTTCTGTATAAGCCAG ATATAGCACCAATATTTTCTTACAAGGACATTCGCAAACAAAACCAGAGAATCTACCAATTGCTCCCTGAAGCAAGTCATCCAGGAGTAAAGCAGTTTCGCAAAGCACAGAGTCAGACCAATAGACTCATGGCTGGCCTCTATAGTCAG AAACTGAAGAAGAAGGTGCTGAAAGGTCAAGTATCACATGCCCACAAAGACATCCTAACGCCCCCTTCACACTGCTATAAGAGATAA
- the LOC119582021 gene encoding uncharacterized protein LOC119582021: MDGLNEEDEGLPEVYLSPSHQYRADRNSGPTPNDSDQNVWDDIEGETWVPLCPKPVDDETVTRLDNDHQATYSLGMREEIEGISSLESSAAGSSTVTNASQSHTLSMSEVKEPERMPEGAGNHEDGSSHLLNAETKVKNAAKGVVAWSRQRGETPGSDCPPVAGAGALPRTFRQNLKLDTNFPSQQSSELVFSPGGDEGFMVPGGVHAYYGSGSDTEGLEWSMGEECQANSVAPYRDVVEGADSVTPVPQNYSGNGSSVGLRAMERNSPAGLSTPDADVDVTVAVARSLSSRKSKNSIRPPVVGQSEELLVQASRKDLGLNRW; this comes from the coding sequence ATGGATGGCCTaaatgaagaagacgaaggattACCAGAGGTATATCTCAGTCCCTCGCACCAGTATAGAGCAGACAGGAACAGTGGTCCAACTCCAAATGATAGCGACCAGAATGTGTGGGATGACATTGAGGGGGAGACCTGGGTGCCACTATGTCCAAAACCAGTTGATGATGAGACTGTTACAAGATTGGATAATGACCATCAGGCTACATATTCCCTTGGCATGCGAGAGGAAATTGAGGGCATATCATCATTAGAGTCATCTGCAGCTGGAAGCAGTACAGTGACAAATGCAAGTCAGTCTCACACATTAAGTATGAGTGAAGTTAAGGAACCTGAGAGGATGCCAGAAGGAGCTGGGAACCATGAAGATGGATCATCTCATTTACTGAATGCTGAAACCAAAGTTAAGAATGCTGCGAAAGGAGTTGTTGCCTGGTccaggcagagaggagagactcCTGGGTCTGACTGTCCTCCAGTGGCAGGTGCAGGGGCACTACCAAGAACATTTAGACAGAACCTTAAGCTGGACACAAATTTTCCCTCACAACAAAGTAGTGAGTTGGTTTTTTCACCTGGTGGTGATGAAGGCTTCATGGTTCCTGGAGGTGTTCATGCTTATTATGGTAGTGGTTCAGATACAGAGGGTCTAGAATGGAGTATGGGAGAAGAGTGCCAGGCTAATAGTGTTGCTCCATATAGAGATGTTGTGGAGGGGGCTGACAGTGTTACTCCAGTTCCTCAGAATTACAGTGGTAATGGCTCTTCAGTTGGCTTACGAGCCATGGAACGTAATTCTCCAGCTGGCCTAAGTACACCAGATGCAGATGTTGATGTTACAGTTGCAGTAGCTAGAAGTTTATCCAGTAGAAAATCCAAGAATAGCATAAGACCTCCTGTAGTAGGCCAAAGTGAGGAACTTCTTGTTCAAGCATCACGTAAAGACCTTGGGCTCAACAGATGGTGA